ACGCGAAAAATACTGACCCTCATACATATGTAAATAAACTCAAGCGATTTTTCAGAAATCTCTGTTCAAATCCAACACGCAAACAGCCTTCAAGGAAAACTTATATACCAAAGGACTTGAGAAATTGTAGCCATGTTTTCATCAAAATCAGTCGATCAAGAAAAGGACTGGAAAACTTCTATGAAGGACCCTTCCAGGTCTTAAAACGTGGAAGTAAGCATTTTATCGTCGACCGGAACTCAAAGCCGTATGAATGTTCAATTGACAACTTAAAAGTTGCACACCTACCAACTTCTGACCTATGGCATGCAGATATTGAGGATAGGAATCTTGGCGCCAAATCAAATGAACGACCGGCGAGCGATGTCACTGTTTCGCGCCCACGgactttcaatttcaatatttcaaataataatgataCGATATCCGATACAAGCACGAAACGATCAAATTGCGATGCAGAAATTCATTTTACAGATTCAGCACATCGACTGGGGCCGTCTCCGGAAATGTCAAATCAGCAACAATCAAATCGGCCGCGAAGGCTGAGAAAACTCCCACGCCATTTAAGCAAAGACTTTATTCTATCAGGCGAATTTCAGATGGATATCTGATGACCATATTTCAATACTTTGCTTTGTCATGCTTTGTATGAGTACGCAAGCCGTTGAGGGACCACTGAAATTATGTCACAAATCGTTACATGGACAGACTTACGACATACGCAAACTAGCTATTTGTAATCGACACAAACTTCATACAATGAAGAATTGTTCAGCAAACATCTACGAGACATCTAACACGTTCAAATACCTCAGCCAATGCGCACCCAATTCCGGTTTTTGCCGGAACGGTGAGTTTACATTTGTTTGGAATGTTGAAGATACGAAAGCTTGTAGAGCTCGCAACTTTCCGAAATTCAACACTACCGAATTCTTGTTATATTACAATGAATCGGGCAATCTTACCGATTGGAAATACCGATCATTGCAAACCTTCGAAACTTGTTCTCAACTAACGAAATCTTGCATTGAATTAAACGAAGTCTATTGTGCATACAATGGCTTTGTTTTAAACGTAAATGACAACTGCCAAGACATTGTCAGATTACGTCATAAAGGCGTGGCCGCTATTTGGCCTCATTTACGCTTTATTCGTTGTACCCCTGCTTTACATAGGTTATTTCATCTATCGAAGCTTGCCAAACTGCCGAATGTCCGTTCGCCGTACATTAACAAATGGATTGCTGCAACCAATACAACGACTTCTCAGCATACCACGACAAACCGTAGTACAATTCAACAAACAACAAGAAATACACCAGTTATCCGATGTCGAAATTGACGATGAATCGATGGAAAATGCTAGCAACTTCTCAGGTGCGAGCACCCAAGCTCAAATGGAGTCGAAAGTTTGACTGTAACAACCTTTTAATTTATCCCCACCCTATTAAGTCAACTCGATTCCGGCGGTCGTTGCGAGTTGTATATGGTGTGTATCTCGCAATGTGTCGCCTCGTTATTAATCAtcctgtatttatttttatcaatttaatcgttttgtattttattacttttttcttctataaaacatcaaaacacCTTAGTAtaagaatttaaatataaaaaaaaaaaaacatacaaataaaataattgtgcaGTGTCAGTTTTCTTTTCTGTGTAAATACTTGTTATTAATCAATGCCTTGTTTTTTAGATATCACGAGTTCTTTTACTTCATATAGAATTTGATTCAGGTTCAATTTCAGGGATTCAATGGTTCAATAATCTGTCAAATTACTCACTATTCAATTTACAGgattttttcttattattttatttcaaatacccTCTAATGCCAATTTTACAATCTTAAACACCAAACCAATTTCGGTTTTATTATCAAGTACTAATTCCGCCATTTGTTTCTTCTCAGGCCCTTCCTTTAAACATCAAGTGTTTTACATTCTTTTAGGTCCTTTCTTTCAAGTATTGTCGCCATTTTGTTTACTATTTCGTTACAATTCCATTTTAATAGTGTTAAGCATTTCTAAGCAACATAGAGAGAGaccctttgaattttttttctcgtaTTTTGTTTTCTCTCGTAAACGGCGTATATTCTCTTGTATACCTTAACCATTACTCATCATATCGTACCAATATCTTTTATTAATtcgtgttattttgttttctttcactCCATCTCTCGGCGGCCGgactccaaaatttaaaaaattatcaagttaattttttttactgtcgagggggaattgtgtagcgaatgtgcattgtgtaactatgaattataatgtatttaaccctttcattttaatagtgtgttccatttcccacaataggtcattttattgtagcaacactgattactgattacatgtactgcctttctcgtatcgaccaatttgatgacgtatcgtcccggcttgccgagagggctgcataatattgtgtttaGATCCACTTCTGTTTTTACTGCgttaagtgtgatgtgttttgattcactcctgatttactgtgttaagagttaagtgtgtctcaattttatctgttttcggaatttggattgtgcatcttcctataatatacaacaacgattagcatcaacactgtgtgcttattatcgtctgaaggagtccagattggagtcacattccataacgcgtgtcaaaacaataacgcgggaatcgaacttAAACATATGGGTGATAGTCTTTATCCCATCATCAGCATCTCATCTCTTTCTCCCTATACCGGTGTCTACCaacttggtttacatacttcaagagtaccTTTTTGTATTACAGTTGTGAAACAGAAAAAGCTGAATGTCGGTCTTATTCCATCTGTAAAGTTACCAAAAACTCCACAACGAATGAACAATGTGTATTatcgatgaaatgaaaagtgacatataaaaaatacagaagctgtagaaaattttttgcattacagaaaaattagttcacatattaaatattttacattacaaaaaaaaatggtgcttcagaagtatgtgtaccaatatgaaggtaactaattttgttcgcctactttatatcaagttgtgtaaatggactaaattctatcggtagggggatattcacttgtgtaacacagacaattcccgaacttttaatagaacaaaGATGAGGAGAatcgtaacctaacctggtacacatactacgagtaccgaaaaaacagcccacatagtaaaagcagttatggaaatacttttcattacagaaaaattaattcaaatagtAAATAGCAGACAAAGGAAAAATAGCTCACATAGTTAATACCAgtcatgaaatatttctcactattgattacaaaagtacaattgcatccaaatcaacagtatctatacgactatataaaggatctttaaaattaaataatatgcaagaatcatattgataacaaattgtattctaataaattttaatatatctaaatcaaaatcttcataaatattttttgtagatTTACAATACAGgaaaatatatgaaacaaactcaggttctccattacataatacacacatttcattccctgcttttcttccaatttctggcttttgttttcaatggcaagatatcccagagtaatttataattaaaatcagtatttttaataagtaaacgaatacggtagctcgcagagccatgtgattcatatggagcacagagctatgattgagagaggccgtggttcgccatatatttaggccttcttttcggctttccccttggataaatatgtaaatcccatgttatatcaattaataaatacataaatacccgcactcctctcggcgactggttcatattctgttctgtagatacgttttctgtctaatagatatgcattcccaaaaagcatatgctcatagatgtatgctttcagcgtaccatacttcgaaacccaaaatcaaatatgtattgaagaattaaagacctcaagtCAAGgtaatacggccaatttcgcacccgactcggctgaagcaagggattttggcagcgagcaatgcgttttcttaatatgcaacgaaccatttagctggacgacgtaagaatgcagggaacaatgccacaatgagcaaatcttttcaagtttccactcattgtatatatgctcattggtctGTGCAAAGCCGTAATCAGAGGGGGAGGGGGATTTTTTGAAACAGTGTCAAAGACATCCTTCAGCCGACACAATATCCTAATTTACGCTAACTTCGGCATTTAAAACAATGAAGTATAAATGTCATTTCCGCAAAGAACCGATAATAGCAGGCATATGTCTTGGTTAACGGTAAATATTATTCCTGTTGTTGCATCTTATCAGATTGCTTGGCGATCGTTAGTTTTGATTGTTCCTTGAATTTTCCCGAGTGCAAAAATGTTCTGGAAAAGAGTTTTCTAGTCTTGTTAAAATTAAGTCAAAAAAGtgaaatctaaattttaataatgattCTTTCATGTGGAGagcatttgaaaacaaaatgccaTATTATATAAGAACAAAGAAGCTACTAAATTACCTTTGTTTTTTCCAAACTTTTGCGGGGAATTCGTAGCTGCTTCTGTCAGTAAGAACTGAAAGAATCATTTATAATGACTTGGCCCACACTCCCCGGATTTCATTTTTTACTTTCTGTTCATAATTAAACATCGGTATTTGTTatgtatacaaagttcttgaaaaattgtaaaaggtgtAACACGTTGAAAAAGGTTGAATATCACTGGCTTATAACGTCATGTATGTCGATAAGACAATCGTGGAGGATTTGAACGTATGATAAAGGCATAGTTTACTTTCACAGATTCAGCTCTGTCCACCACTTCGTTTGACTTTCGACTGCCCGAGAATCTGAATTAAATCTCGCCTCGGTTTGTTCATCAGATTGTTTGCCGTGGGCCGTGGCATGTAGGTTACCGTACCTATGTAACCTAACGTGAGTAacaaccaaagtgactataacccAGTCACTTTGGTTATCTTATAACATTGCAGCGCGTGGCATGTGTTACCGGTATCAGCACTGCGCCCGTGCACATCAGTTAAAGATTGGGGTACCgcccggtacggtaccggtaccggggtctagtatagtatagtaccacaagtaccggtacttccggtgggcgtagcataacgaattttgcatatgctattcctaacccccacctgactatgccacccaaatattacgtcactacgacgtcaccaacacgtcatagggattgccaaagtaccggtatggcgcggcggtgtggctcaacgggctaagcgttaggaataccggtacgctcgccaccgcacctctattTACTCTGcctgggttcgcaggttcgaatcccatgcagggatgattatgtgcgagcggattgctggactcctcgccgtcgttgggtggttcacgtaaccgctggtcggttacggcttcctccaccaccaccaccaagtccatgcttccgaaaacaaaaaatacagtaaaactaatcccatacccgacttggaatggtaaccggacgagaggccgtggttcgccatatggataagccgtcttatcggcttttctctcccccgggataaatatgtaaatcctatcctaattacGATTgcacgaaatgacatctgcgccgccgataatgaacttgctaaagccggtctggtatagtttagtacgggtctcatgtagtttcttacctaacatacttctagtgggtgtagcatgacaattttttcacatttcaatcctaacccccacctgactacaccatccaaaaattacgtcattacgacgtcacagtgacgtaatagagcccttcaaactatacgaactgccatccaaaacgcgcaaacgagcacccgaaatcgaacagttatttctcacgTTTTCccgtttagtaccacatgtacttgtagttgacctggctcaacaatttttgcatatgtcaatcctaacccccacctgactaggtcaccgaaaaattacgtcatttcgacgtcacagtggcgtaataaggcccaccgaagtatagGGATGCTCGTCCAAAACGCACAGACgttcacccgaaatcgagcaagcaatttctctcgttttctcgtcacaacgatcactataggagagagatcgccggcttgggtctggtatagtttagtaccacatgcacttctagttggcctggctcaacaatttttgcatatgtcaatcctaaccctcacctgactacgtcacccaaaaattacgttcgttatcggcggcgcagatgtcatttcgggcgatcgtaattatacatTGGCAAGACCTATGACATGATGGCGACAtagtagtgacgtaatttttggatggcatagtcgggtgggggttaggaataacatatgcaaaattcgttatgctacgccgcCATTACTGCATTAAGGAGTCTGTGTCCAGTAATCAGGTACCGATAATGTAGGCTATTTAGCCTGATCTCAGGATCTATAACTCAGTATTCGTAATTGTATAATGCATCCACTGACAGACTGAGGGCTGAGCCACATGGTACAGTACGGTAGTACcggtaatacagtaataatactgtaataggctAATTGAGGATAGGTTCAGAGGttggtttacgtaaccgctggtcgattacggcttcctccccatcaagtccatgcttccaaaaacaaatactCAACtagactaatcccatacccgacatggaatggtacgGTACcagtaaccggatgagaggctttggttcgccatatggttgagccATCTTATCGGTTTCCCCTCTCCCccgaataaatatgtaaatcctattctatataGCCTTAGTGGGGTGatggggtctagtatagttctgtagtttagtaccacgagtacttttcaataaaaaatgtagTACTACAATACATAGTACCAAACTTTATTTAGTTCAATATGAATAATAGATTGGCTATAGAActatttttagatttgtttcaCCTGTCTGCTGATattatttcatttgatattATTAGTCAGCATAAACCAATGTTGATAATTGTATTCTGGTTATGACCTAACCCCAAGACCAATGACACATAATTTCTGAGAGCATTGGAATCTTTATGTCACTGTAAGATTGTTCGCACCATCCATAATTCCTTTTGTTCTTTGCTCAATAAAAGTCTAAAAAAACCTTATAGTGTAGGCCAGTCAGTTCTATTTTGAGGTAGATATGTAATAAATTGTAGTAGACTCAAATTTTCTTTGGTAATATGAAGGTATTTTTCTTGTTCATATTATATCATTTATCTATTATAAATTAAGTTCTGGAAACATCACTATCTGACAATGCTTCGTTCGATTGCTTTGCGGTTGCTGAAAACCCCTCTTGTAAATGCACAAAGAAGAGGACTCACTCATGGAGTAGTTCACTACAGACCTCCTGTAAATAAAGTTACAGTTGGGGTGAGATTTTTTGTTTGgaataaaataagttttttttattcaacgaCTGTTGTCCCAGTGTTACCAAGTCACACCCATTAGGGGTATTTAGAActttcattattatattttggtATTACATATTCTACTTGTGTATATGTTGTTGAATGATGCATTTTTGGGATGAACAGTAATGTTATAATCCAGGGGTGCAAAACACAGGACAGTTTGgtataaattgtatttattataaatcttAATAACTAATCATTTCCAAGGTCCTTGATGGTCAGTAGATGCAAAAGAATTTGTTTATTTAAGGTGGATACTAAATATATTGGTGAAGCTGACAATCAACTAAAACTTCTCTGGACTCTAGAATTCAACCATCTTTTAAATGATGTTTTACAACAAAATTCATTACTGAACTTTCGCCTTGGAAAGAAAAAATAACCAGTTTTGTTGAGAAATGCAAAAATCAGGATTTGTCAATTTGCAGCATGTGCAGTTGTGAACAGGCatacttaataataaaaataagaaaatatcaGCTTGGGACATTAGCTTGTGAGTTGTGACATgctgttaaaatattttaatttattttgtcacattttctcatttgagttgtgcacccctgctctAATAATCATTATATATGTAGTATAGAATTATTTAGGTCATCCGAGTGAACACCTCTATTAAgtgaaagcaatataatataCAATGCTTATTTTCAGGAACTCATGGGCGCCTTTGTCGTGATGAACATCTGTGTCTGGGGTCCAGCATTGACATTTTGCAAGTTGAGTCGCAAATACAAACCAGACGATTGAGCAAAGTTTTAGTTCCATCccattttgctgttttttgatTTTGTGATGTCGTAATACCGATTATTGTTTAAGATTATTTTAATTgcatgatttttatttcaaaccaGGAGTTTCAGGAGAGCTATGTAGAATATTGTACCACTGGCCACAAATATAAGTATATGTATGACAAACAGCTGCCCAGACATTATAATTTGAAGAATGacattggatttcattttcgagagtccaaattttttttcaacctgTAATCGGAGTTGATTAATTTTTCATGACCCTATTCGCAACCACGCTTTTTAATGAGCAGGGAAATATTGAATTTAGGTTTGTGAGGTGAGGAAGCTCGATTACCGTTTTTTTTCCAATGTGCAGAAGCCGAAGCTTATCCATTCGCGCGACTATACATTTCTCTATTTAATTGATAGCTAGTTGTATGGGCATGATGAAGTTGTGTACATTAGTATTCTTAAGACATTTGTGTATCACCAGCAGAATCGCACGTAGGTATCAATGCGTACGTTTCTGTTGGTAatggctttctccaccatcccatacctgacatggactggtaaccggaccaGACGCTGTGGTTCGCCAGATGATTAAGCAGTCTTTTTTTTCTCTTTCATCTCCCCCtgcataaatatgtaaatttcatCATCTGACTGAGTGCCTTTTCTGGTTGACATACTCCTCAAAAACCTCCTCGGgctttaggataggatttacatatttatcctggaggagAGCAAAGAAAGACGGCTTAGTCATATAACGAACCACGGCCTTTTGTTTGATTACCagatcgggtatgggattagttagccagttaatttgttttcggaagcatggacttgatggtggaggaagccgtaaccgaccagcggttacgtgaatcaccctgcggcggcgaggataggatttacatatttatcccgggggagaggaaaggcgataagacggcttatccatatggcgaaccacggcctctcgtccggttaccattccaagtcgggtatgggattagttttactgtattgtttgttttcggaagcatggacttggtggtggaggaagccgtaaccgaccagcggttacgtgaaccacccaacgacggcgaggagtccagcaatcctctcgcacataaccatccctgcatgggattcgaacctgcgaacccacgcagagtaattagaggtgcggtggcgagcgtattcctaacgcttagcccgttgagccgcGCCGAGGAGttcaattctctcgcacatgatcatccccgcaggggatgcgaacccacgaagggtaatcagagatgcgctgtcgagcgtattcctaacgcttagcacgatgcgccggACCGCCTTTTTCGGAGAAACTAACAACCACTGGGATCATTGTGGTGTAACCATCGACACCTTTAACACATAGATAGTGTAACAATCCATGACTTCACTAGGTAAAAGTGTTGAAGGTATCATTCAGTCATTGGTTTAACTTTGAAAAATTCTGCCCAAATAGCCATTGTTGTGCCACAATGGCATCTACAACAGATGACTTGTGGGAAGAAAAGTGttttatgttgtataattaacTCGTGGGTGGAAAGGCCAAAAATGACACTTTTGAGATCCGGAAgctgaaacaaaaaaacaagGGCGGTAACGGCTctcattatttattttcaaactccAAATATTCATCATGAATCCCCAACGTACCGTATGTCATAACAACTCGCATGTTTCGTAGTCATAAGCAGAAATCTTCTAAAACGCTATCTTGCCAAAGCGCACCAAAACGTGCGACATTTTGGATTGAAGTATGCCATGGAAATGAATCTTGTGGGGTCCACAGAAACTCGTAATATATCCGTGCAAAACTACACATAGCTAAGCTGTTTTGTGAGTTAGTTTGGATATCTGAtgtaaaacaaattatttttatataattgatAGGCCAGATAATAGATATACTTCATAATATTCAAATGTTTCATAGGACTTTTCTCGAACCCCTGGTACAGTTTCACCAaaccccaggggttcgatcTAACCAAGGTTAAGAGACACCGAGTCTAGATGCAAGCCTTTAACGGATAAATCATGCCCTAATTTCGAAGTGTGCTTGTCAAGAACGACAAGGAAGTTTTGACATTGCAGATGTTTGTATTTTAGCAGCCAAATTCGAGACCGGTGCTATTTCTAGTGAGCTATTGCTGGTAGGAGGCTAATTTCTCCTGCTTCTGTCAGTTGCGACGACAAACTAATAAAATACTTTCCAATACAACCTTCGTCGACGTTGTAAATCGTGTTTCatcggatttttttttaattcaaagcCACACTAAAATCTAAGATGTCCAAAGAAAGTTGAGTATCTCTGTTTAGTTGAGCCATTTCGTTCAAATGGTTTGACCCAAATATAACTCTTTGGAAAATGTTCAATTCGgatgacttaggcagaaatgttcactgtgacttaggcagaaatgtgattatgacttggggacatacgcaattttgcaactttactatatgcaccagtcctgaaaactaaacattccaaaaacgaatgtaattctcagtatctacaatgtccaatccccaaaatagctaatcagtttcaattacattattttttatgtttaaaaatatatatttcatcaatataacacgttctgcagaCCCACCGAAATGAgattaagattaaatataaagaataaagcagcaatgcatccaatataaaagccaaccaaggtgaattggactctgacaatgaatatcacaagtgcacgccttcctatacagtagtataaattcaaattaatacacgctgagctagaatccgagatgcaaaaactcgaaaatatttcgccgaggttattttgactttatgacgtcacaatagtcctgcggtaacaatgataattcattatgacgaaacaattgcacaaatgtgcatgtcatactaaatctcattttaatgggtttcggaattcttaaaataaaatctgagttaatagacaggtgcgcagcattacataaatacctattttataaaaaactcaaatcttttttaaatttggttactcaataaaaatactaaaataacgaTTTTTATCTAGCAGCAAAAACCATGATATAAAGGGATTACTGAAAAAGAGAAAGTCTtcttattttcagtattttttccttttttataagattaatttaaactttaaaaaaaatttctatccTAACAAAAAAGGTTTGTCTTTGATAAcacatttgaaaacaaaaaatattcacattgCAAGATTTTGAGAGCAGTCattatggtgaccgtacatttgaacacgTGTGTATATATCcgagttcaatctatatgcgggtgctaaaacccatgggttaggggtagtatgggttcaaatatccacgaaacaaaaaaattccataggtgcaatagtatgcaggtgcaattgtcgtgggttcaaatgtacgggaaacagtcattatatatatatatatatatatatatatatatatatatatatatatactgcatatatatatatatgccattCCAAAAATTGGAAATCAAACGATAAATGTTAAAGAATTTTATCTGATATGAATACCAGAAAAAATCTTGACTATGACTAGAAAGGTTCAAATTCTGAACACTGGTTGCAATTTCTATATTATACACACGGAATATTTCACTGATGGCTGTCATTACAATAAGTGAGGTGGTCCAAATTGCGACCCGACGACACATTCTGTGCGGCGctcagaacaattttagcgaaCACTGCTAAACTATTGgcagttatttgtatttattagcaaaacaattttgatttatttttaaactattccaactgggaataGTCTTTTTCTAaccccgatgtcgggattgatgttTGTCAAAATCacgaaatttcaatgttgtatctataaacgtcaagacggtgGCTATATGGGAATGACGTCTTGTGATCGTTAAATAGAGAATGAATTGCGCCGCacaatccattttttttattatctgggTCCGAGGTCCCAACTTAGACGAACTTGGTTGTTTTCTTGACGGTAGCACTAGGcctgctcacgctacaagtaatcaattcatcatacaatgagtgtaaaaAAGGTGACCGAAGTAAACTGGGAGGGTAGGAACTCaattctatgagaatgtctttatgGGATCGAACGCATATTAAAGTGGCGCTGTAGGGTTTAACAGGATATTTCTTGTTGTTTGCTGGCTTAGCTGTTGTTGGTATCTGATCTGACGAAGACATATTCATGGTTCCGAATACAtttattgcaattgtatatatttataaatacaaaGAACAATTCCAAAGCATGGCTGATAAGCCAAACAAAATCCAAATTTCAATGCACGCACGACGAGTCGATAATTCTATCTGCCCATTGTTCTTAATGCCTCCTAACAAGCGGCCATTTATAACTCGTTATGGTATCCCGAGGGCATGACGCTGTAATGTCATAGCAGATCTTCTAATTGTTTTTTTTCACTTTGGGTCGCTTTTAGTTCTATTGTATGTAACTATTAACCAAAAGAAGCTAAATTACTCAATATCCTATAGCGCCATGTTGGTATGCGATTGAGATCACGGTAAGTGAGATTTCATACTAGAGTGGCGCCATCTATTTTGTCTCGGAAACAAATGAACTAGCTAAAATAAGGTCACTGTAATAAATATCTTCTCTAGCTTACAATGGGTGTTTTCCCGACCatcgattttcttgtttatttccgtaacaatgaccaatcagcaaaaagtctacgatgacgtaacaatcagAATTCTGGCAGCCGCTCAGGCACTTcgttcgctcagacagatattcaagtgAACATTGCCttggttttgcgtgttatttgtcagtttttagttttgtttccAAAAATCAGTTGtgaatgaagtattttaattgtcattatgtcttctgGTCTTCCttctaaattattttgtaaGTGTCAACTAGGAATGCCACTTTCggatttacgaatcggatcgattcgaatcgcatcttttccgaatcgattcgaatcagatttataggcgattcggaaaaagaggGCGATttaccgaaaaaaaaattgaatgtttaTTAGTCGTTGTTTTTGGCGATTGACTTCTCTACTTatctgccgtcatttgtttcaagttcggcacaacacactcttttacgcatcactcgagatgatgtgttGCGTAATTTCCACcaaactgcgagttcag
This is a stretch of genomic DNA from Styela clava chromosome 2, kaStyClav1.hap1.2, whole genome shotgun sequence. It encodes these proteins:
- the LOC144432026 gene encoding uncharacterized protein LOC144432026, whose translation is MTFLGSKHILTAPYRPQENSLVERLNRTVKASLRACEHPSDWFPNLGFVLLGIRSVVKEDLGFSPAELVYGSTLRLPGQFVEPQPDAKNTDPHTYVNKLKRFFRNLCSNPTRKQPSRKTYIPKDLRNCSHVFIKISRSRKGLENFYEGPFQVLKRGSKHFIVDRNSKPYECSIDNLKVAHLPTSDLWHADIEDRNLGAKSNERPASDVTVSRPRTFNFNISNNNDTISDTSTKRSNCDAEIHFTDSAHRLGPSPEMSNQQQSNRPRRLRKLPRHLSKDFILSGEFQMDI